A window of Ruminiclostridium herbifermentans genomic DNA:
TTGAAGCTTCAAAGTCAGTTAATAACGTATACACAGAGGGAATGAGCGTAGAGGAAATTATAACGAAGGCACTTAAGTCACTTTCAATGAAATAAGCTTTATCATTCGGATCTAAGGGCTGTCCTTAAGATAAAGTCCTGTTGTTTTGCTGTAAAATACAATAGAGATGTACTATACCCAACTGTACTTTTTGTATAAAAGAAAAAAGAACAGAATTTAAATTAATTAATACTTATTTTATTCTAATTTTGCAGTTGAATTTATAGGTGCAGGAGACCTTACTAACTATTAAGTCAGATAATTATATAGCATAAGCTAGTTTACATAGTAACAAAAGATTTATAAACTCTAGTAAGTTCGGCTTTCTTTGAAAAGTTTGTTTAGATAAATTACATGTATAAAAGCATGCTCAATGGATATAATTTTAGAATTTACCAAATAGCAAAATCAGTATCCATCTATAGTTATATATATTGAAGTCATTATTATATGCGACAATATAGTAAGCTGGGGATAAACATGGAGGTTAATATGGAAGATGAAAGACTAGTAAATAGAGAAACACATTCTGAAGATATTGATGAAGTGAGTTTAAGACCAAAAAAGCTTGACGAATATATAGGACAATCCAAGGTGAAGAGTAATCTGAATGTATTTATTGAGGCTGCTAAAAGAAGAAATGAAGCTTTGGATCACGTTTTACTATATGGACCTCCTGGATTGGGAAAGACTACACTTGCCAGTATAATTTCATCTGAAATGGGCGTAAACCTTAGAATTACATCGGGACCAGCAATTGAAAAAGCAGGGGATTTGGCTGCAATACTAACAAATTTAAGCACCCATGATGTACTTTTTATTGATGAAATTCATCGCCTTAACAGGAGTGTAGAAGAAATTTTATATCCGGCTATGGAAGACTATGCCTTGGACATAATCATAGGTAAGGGACCAAGTGCTCGTTCTATTAGAATTGACCTTCCTAAATTTACATTAATAGGTGCTACTACCAGAGCTGGACTACTTACTGCCCCGCTCAGGGATAGATTTGGCGTTATTAATAAGCTTGAAATGTATACTGCCGATGAACTTAAGCATATTGTAAAGCGTTCTGCAGGAATACTTAACATAGAATTAGATGAAGATGGTGCTTATGAAATTGCAAGAAGGTCAAGAGGAACGCCTAGAATTGCAAACAGGCTATTGAAAAGGGTTCGTGATTTTGCGCAAGTTATTGGAAAAGGGATAATAGATTTAAAGGTTGCAAAACATGCCCTTGATGCCCTTGAGGTTGATGAAATTGGTCTTGATGGCGTAGATAGAAATATGCTTTTGAGTATAATAACAAAATTTAGTGGGGGACCTGTAGGACTTGATACTCTTGCAGCTTCTATTGGAGAGGACCCAGGAACAATAGAGGATGTATATGAGCCTTTTCTTATACAACTGGGTTATATTAATAAGACACCTAGAGGGAGAATGGCTACAAGGCATGCATATGAGCATTTTGGACTGCCTTTTGGGGAGGAATAGATATAATAAGATTTTTTATTATTCCAATTTATCTTTGAATTATAATATTACAGCAATGTGTTGTGCGAATTATTTTATAAACCTTGCATTTTTTGAACTATGTTTGCAGGTAAATTGTTTGTTGTTATACTGGTACGCGAGTACAAATAAGGTAAATATCTTGTGAATAGCCTATTTAGAATAAGTTTGTACGGAAGTAACAGTAAGCTAGTACTATTATTTTATATAGTATTATTAATTAAAGAAAAATGATTAATTTTATTGGGAAAGGACTAGCATTAAATGAAACTTATATTGCATATGTGTTGTGGACCATGTTCCACATTTCCTATACAGGAGTTGTTGAAAGAGAACTTTGAAATTCAAGGTTTATATTATAATCCTAATATTCATCCAATCGAAGAACATACTAGAAGAAAAGAAAATGTAGAAAAACTCAGCAGTATAACAAATATACCAGTAGCATACGATGATGAATTTAGGCAGGATGAGTGGGAAGCAATGAAGGATATTGGAGAGGACAGATGCCATAAATGCTATTCCTTACGATTAGAAAAAGCTGCAAGGTATGCAGCGGAAAAAGGTTATGATGCATTTACTACAACTCTTTTGGTTAGTCCATATCAAAAACACGATTTAATAAAAGAACTTGGTGAATATTATGCAAAGAAATATGGTGTGCAATTTGTATATAGGGATTTTAGACCAGGCTTCAGACAAGGACAGCAAATGGCAAGAGATATGGGACTGTATCGCCAAAAGTATTGTGGATGTATATTGTCGTTGAACAATAAATAACATTAATGTTACTGCTGACCGAAAACTCGGATTGTGGATGTATATTGTTGTTGAATAATAAATAATAATCTGACCGCTGGCTGAAACCTCTGATTGCGGATGTGATTGTTGATAAGCAATAAATAATTAACTTTCCAATATAGAAATTTTATTGTTGCGGGAGGCCTATCAATGGTTTCCTGCCATATTTATTGTATTAATATAGGAATTTTTTATGTATTTATAAATAAGTGTGTTTCGAAATTACTTTTATTTCTGAGCTTGAATGTGTACACTAAAATACTCCAGACAATTTTTTATATTTCAGATATTTTTAATTCTTTTTTTATAGGGATATTGAAAAGAAAGCTTTTTTTACATGCAAATTCATGCAGTTATTTAACCTTGATATGGCTGAACATCAGCAAATTGAGCCAAATAAATTGAAAAATAACTTTTTGAAGTAAAGTAAATGAGCCAGTAATGAACTATCTTAGCGTTTTAAACGCCGCACACATTCCGTTTTTAGTTAATAGTATATTCAAAGTTTGTCGGTTTTTCGTTAATTTATCAAATTACTTTTACACAAATGTTACATTTTTTTTAAAACTCTAATTTCGTTTTCTATTTTTCTAAATAAAATAGTATACTTAAACTATATATCATAACTAGTACTATAATTTTACCTTTAAGGGTTCAAAAATATATAGCACAATATTTTACATAGGATAAAGTATTAGTCAAGCCTTTTCAATAGAAACCTTGAATAATACGACTATTTTTAGGAGGACAGTACATATGAAAAAAATACTAATACACTTTATATTGATTTTAAGTCTCTTTACAGTTTTTACAACAGTTACATTTGGTCAGCAGCAGCCAATAAGTGTAATAGTTAATGATATAACAATCAAATTTCCTGATGCACAGCCATTTCTTGATTCAAATAATAGGACTCAAACACCTGCTAAATTTATTGCTGAAGAATTGGGAGCCACTGTAGCTTGGGACGGTCAAGAGCAGAAAGCAACCTTTAAATTAGGAGACACCACATTAGTACTTTTTATAAATGATGCATATTACACATTAAATGGTAAATTAAAGCAGATGGATACTACTGCTTTGTTAAAGGATGGCAGAACCTATGTACCAGCAAAGTATGTAGCTGAAGCCTTTGGTGCTGATATTAGCTGGAATTCTGCAAATAGAACAGTTTATATTAGTACAAAAAATACAGTCATTACAGGCGGCTCAGATACTAAAGGAAACTCTAGTGCTGACGATGGTACAAGCATTAAGGACAGCACAAACAATTCAGTATCACAGGAGCCCAACACAAGCAATGAAAATGCAAATGAGGAAACAGCTGTAAGTGACCAAGAGCAAATACATACCGTATTAACTTATGTTAATGATAAAAATAAAGCTTACTATTTATTAAAGGATATTAATTTATTAAGCCTTGGTTCTGGTAACAATTTTTCAGAAGCATATGATATGGAAAACGGCAGATATTCAATTATTATACCTGAAAGGTCAGGTGTTTTCATAAAGCAAGAAGTTCTTAACATTGACGATTCATTGGTGAGTTCTGTTGAAATAAAAGAGGATGAGGAAACAAAAGCTACTCATATAGTGTTTAATATAAAAACAGAGGTTAATTTTTACATATCCTATAATGAAAAATCAAATGTGACTGAAATAAATTTACTTGCACCTAAGAAGGCTGAACTATCATATATAAATAAATACGATAGAGTCTATTTCTCATTAAAGGGAATACAACTTGCAAGTGTTGGTTCTACTATTACAAATTACTTTACAGAAAGCTATGATGCAGAACAATACACAATAATTTTGCCTGCAAGTTCTAAAATTTTTCTTAAGGAAGAAGTTTTTAACATAGATGATTCACGGGTTAGTACCGTTGAAATTAAAAGAGATAAAGAAACAAGAGACACTCATATAGTCATTAATACAAAAAAGGAGTTCAAATTTTTCATTTCTTTTAATGAAAAACTGAATCAATCTGAAATAAACTTGTTAACGCCTGCAAAAGATGATGAAATAATAGTTGTTATTGATGCTGGTCATGGTGGTGTTGACCCTGGTGCTTGTAAAGGTACTACATATGAAAAAGATTTAAACCTTGCTATAGCATTAAAGTTGGAAGAACTTCTTGAGGCTAAGAATATTAAAACGTATATGATTCGTCAAGATGACACATTTGTTGGCTTATATGATAGACCATATATTGCAAATGCCTTAAATGCAACACTGTTTTTAAGTATACATAATAATTCTATTGACAATAGTAAAGTAAGTGGAACAGAAACACTATATTATCCTGAAAGGGCTGGGGATACCTCATTTACAGGCGAGAAATTTGCAAAATTGCTACAAGATTCGTTAATTAATAAGTTGAAAACAGTTAATAGGAAAACCGTTGAAAGGCCAAATCTTGTTGTATTAAAATATACAAAAATGCCAGCTGCCCTTTGCGAAATAGGGTTTTTAACTAATCCCACTGATTTAAAGAACTTAAAAAGTGAGGCTTTTCAGCAAAAAACTGCGCAAGCTTTATGTGATGCAGTAATTAAGGCTTTAGAGAAAATTGAACTAGAGAAAAAAGCCAATCAATAAAGACAGCATAGTTAAAGTTTTTTATTTGATAGCAATTACTCTTGGGAAATAATAAAATGTATAAATTTGGTCTATAATTATTTTATGGAAATTTTTTCAAAAATAAGGAGGACTAAATAATGAAAAGAACAATTAGCATTATGCTAGTAGTTATGCTGATGATTACAGGATGTTCATTTATAGGAAAGAATCCGAAGGATTCAGATAAAATTATTCCTGATGCTATACAGACAGACAAGGATGAAAATTCGGCGGCAAATGCCTTTGTAATTAATGAATCAGCACAAAATAGCAATAATACTACAGCTGCAAATTCGACTAGTGATAATGCATTAATGGCTAGTGGAGCAGCAAGCGGTATTTCTAGTGAATCAATAGATACAGAGACTTTTGTAGAGAATGGGACAGGAAAAGGTGTTATCAGTGATTCAAATAATAAAGAAAGTGTATTGATAACACTTTATTATAGAACTAAAGAAGGCCTGCTTGTACCTGTTACTAGAAAAGTAACAAAGCAAGAAGGCTTAGCGAAGGCGGCAATAAACGGTTTAGTGGATCAAGCAGTAACAAGGGAACAGCTGGCTTATTATGGCTTGTATCCTGTATTGCCAAAGGGTACAACTATAAGAGGTCTGAGCATTAAAAATGGAAATGCTATTATAGACTTTTCGAAGGAATTTCTTAATTCTGCAAGTAAATCTGATGAGCAAATGATAATTTCCTCCGTTGTATATACTTTAACAGGATTTAAAACAATTTCAAATGTTGAAATAAGAGTTGAAGGAAAAACACTTGATAGGCTTGTTAACGGCACTGATTTACCCGAAATTTCCAACAGACAGAATACTTTTATTAATACGGATGAAACCGAACTTAAAGATGGTTGCGTAAAATGCGATTTATATTATATGGTCTATGGTAATAAAGAGTTAAATTATCTAGTGCCAGTCTCAAAGCAAATTGAAAAATCAGAGGCTAATCAAATTCCATTAATGATGTTTTCTGAACTTGCAAAAACACCAAGTGAATCTAAATATTTTACATCATTCCCAGAAGGAACTAAGCTGCTTTCATATGACGAACGAAATGGGTTGGTGACATTGGATTTTTCTTCTCAGATAAGCAATTATGGAGGATCAGAGAAGGAACAAAGCTTATTAAATCAGATATATTATACTGTAAGCCAATTAAAAGGAGCTAATAAAGTAAAAATATTGATAGATGGAAAGGAAAACACTTTACCAGAAGGTACTGAGGTTGCAGTAGCTAAAATTTTACCCGGTACTATAAATAAGGTAATAGACAAATAAATTTCATACAAATGTAATTAACCCAGTACCCCATTTATCTAAGTTATACTCGCGTACCAGCATAAGTAATTAAGTAGTTTGCCTGTAAAATTCATTTCAAAAAAATCAGCAAACGAGTTAGGCTAATAATTCTGTGAACTTTGCAGGTAAATATAAGGTACTAGCTTACTGGTACTCCCGTACAAACTTATCTAAATGGGTCACTTACAAGATATTTGTTACGCAGGGCTGTTGCAAAACAAGATTTTCTGTATATCGATACTTTTCACCGCAATTATTTCAGCGTTAATTTCGTGAGCAAGCAATAGATATATATTGCATGTGAGTACTATTTAAGCAGTTAATTATTGATATACATTATTTCTTGTTTTGCAACAGACCATAGTAGAATTAACTGTTCTTCAACAAATTCATACAAATTTGATTTAATTAGATTCCAAATTAATAAATATAGGTGATTTTTGTAAAGAATTAATGTATTATTAATAGAGTCAAAAATGATTTGTATCAACTACAGTCATTTTTGACTCTGGTTCTTTTTATCTGGGAATACCAGAGATTAAATTTTTTTATGCTATTTGTATTTTAAAATTTATAAAAAATGTGTAATTACATTATAAATAGTTGTGTTTGCTGCGAAGGAGCCAATCTCACAAATGTGGTTCAATAATACGAACTGCTGCATATGCAGCCTGATTTATATGCAGTGATTTAAATGTTGATTAATTAAAAATTAAATATTATTTATACTTGATTTGGAGGAAATATGTTAAGACAAGACGGAAGAGAGAATGGACAATTAAGACCTGTGAAAATTACAAGAAATTATATAAAACATGCTGAGGGATCAGTTCTAATTGAAGTAGGAGATACAAAGGTTATTTGTACTGCTTCGGTTGAAGAAAGAGTTCCGCCCTTCAAAAAGGATTCAGGAGAGGGATGGGTTACAGCTGAATATGCTATGCTTCCTAGAGCAACAGGTGTAAGAAATGCGAGAGATATATCAAAGCTTAAACTAAATGGCAGAAGTCAGGAAATTCAGCGTTTAATAGGCAGATCGCTGCGAACAGTTGTAGATTTAAAACTCTTAGGCGAGAGAACTATTACTATTG
This region includes:
- a CDS encoding N-acetylmuramoyl-L-alanine amidase, whose product is MKKILIHFILILSLFTVFTTVTFGQQQPISVIVNDITIKFPDAQPFLDSNNRTQTPAKFIAEELGATVAWDGQEQKATFKLGDTTLVLFINDAYYTLNGKLKQMDTTALLKDGRTYVPAKYVAEAFGADISWNSANRTVYISTKNTVITGGSDTKGNSSADDGTSIKDSTNNSVSQEPNTSNENANEETAVSDQEQIHTVLTYVNDKNKAYYLLKDINLLSLGSGNNFSEAYDMENGRYSIIIPERSGVFIKQEVLNIDDSLVSSVEIKEDEETKATHIVFNIKTEVNFYISYNEKSNVTEINLLAPKKAELSYINKYDRVYFSLKGIQLASVGSTITNYFTESYDAEQYTIILPASSKIFLKEEVFNIDDSRVSTVEIKRDKETRDTHIVINTKKEFKFFISFNEKLNQSEINLLTPAKDDEIIVVIDAGHGGVDPGACKGTTYEKDLNLAIALKLEELLEAKNIKTYMIRQDDTFVGLYDRPYIANALNATLFLSIHNNSIDNSKVSGTETLYYPERAGDTSFTGEKFAKLLQDSLINKLKTVNRKTVERPNLVVLKYTKMPAALCEIGFLTNPTDLKNLKSEAFQQKTAQALCDAVIKALEKIELEKKANQ
- a CDS encoding GerMN domain-containing protein, whose amino-acid sequence is MKRTISIMLVVMLMITGCSFIGKNPKDSDKIIPDAIQTDKDENSAANAFVINESAQNSNNTTAANSTSDNALMASGAASGISSESIDTETFVENGTGKGVISDSNNKESVLITLYYRTKEGLLVPVTRKVTKQEGLAKAAINGLVDQAVTREQLAYYGLYPVLPKGTTIRGLSIKNGNAIIDFSKEFLNSASKSDEQMIISSVVYTLTGFKTISNVEIRVEGKTLDRLVNGTDLPEISNRQNTFINTDETELKDGCVKCDLYYMVYGNKELNYLVPVSKQIEKSEANQIPLMMFSELAKTPSESKYFTSFPEGTKLLSYDERNGLVTLDFSSQISNYGGSEKEQSLLNQIYYTVSQLKGANKVKILIDGKENTLPEGTEVAVAKILPGTINKVIDK
- a CDS encoding epoxyqueuosine reductase QueH; this encodes MKLILHMCCGPCSTFPIQELLKENFEIQGLYYNPNIHPIEEHTRRKENVEKLSSITNIPVAYDDEFRQDEWEAMKDIGEDRCHKCYSLRLEKAARYAAEKGYDAFTTTLLVSPYQKHDLIKELGEYYAKKYGVQFVYRDFRPGFRQGQQMARDMGLYRQKYCGCILSLNNK
- the ruvB gene encoding Holliday junction branch migration DNA helicase RuvB, which produces MEDERLVNRETHSEDIDEVSLRPKKLDEYIGQSKVKSNLNVFIEAAKRRNEALDHVLLYGPPGLGKTTLASIISSEMGVNLRITSGPAIEKAGDLAAILTNLSTHDVLFIDEIHRLNRSVEEILYPAMEDYALDIIIGKGPSARSIRIDLPKFTLIGATTRAGLLTAPLRDRFGVINKLEMYTADELKHIVKRSAGILNIELDEDGAYEIARRSRGTPRIANRLLKRVRDFAQVIGKGIIDLKVAKHALDALEVDEIGLDGVDRNMLLSIITKFSGGPVGLDTLAASIGEDPGTIEDVYEPFLIQLGYINKTPRGRMATRHAYEHFGLPFGEE